The following coding sequences are from one Daphnia pulex isolate KAP4 chromosome 11, ASM2113471v1 window:
- the LOC124207678 gene encoding alpha-(1,6)-fucosyltransferase-like yields the protein MQGEKVQFNCPELKTNWTTKTNSTMTMNLRSSNKILAQAAIILFFFWVVALILLTRPLLNSPQSDVSSDVLQRLSKAVSELESLKVRNQELQWILTNFSHEAQSGKIKEGVVERLRSTLEDNIRLPINFNGLEKKSSGPSKEYEVRRRAIYRGVQENWYFVQQELEKLKKSGRDQSAPEISNLIQEILNSGKEHEIILLNDIQELSNMENHDAWRSTESRALSDLVQRRLHYLQNPADCSKARKLICNLNKSCGYGCQIHHAAYCFIMAYATKRTLILNSKKWRYHRGGWEKVFLPLSDTCTDPSGLDRSNWPGTNETQVIELPIVDMLSPRPPFLPLAIPRDLSERMIRLHGDPQVWWIGQFMKYLLRYQPETQKMLDQAKEKMKFESPVVGVHVRRTDKVGTEAAFHSIDEYMLYVADFFDKLEIKEQIKVRRVYLASDDPSVLPEAKKKYPEYEFLGDVSIAKGAAVATRYTDSSLRGILVDIHMLAHSDHLVCTFSSQVCRLAYEIMQTLHPDASSKFKSLDDIYYYGGQGPHQQIAMYSHKAHRPGEISVEVGDVLGIAGNHWDGYSKGTNERTKQSGLYPSFKAVDKYNIIDFPPYSEVAVAA from the exons GGCGAAAAAGTCCAATTCAATTGTCCTGAATTGAAGACAAATTGGACTACGAAAACCAATTCAACAATGACTATGAATTTACGAAGCTCCAACAAGATTCTGGCTCAGGCAGCcataattcttttcttcttttgggttgtCGCTTTGATTCTATTGACAAGACCGTTGTTAAATAGTCCACAGAGTGATGTTAGCAGTGATGTGCTTCAGCGACTTTCAAAAGCAGTTTCAGAACTTGAAAGTCTTAAAGTGAGAAATCAGGAACTCCAGTGGATACTGACAAACTTCAGTCATGAAGCTCAgtcaggaaaaataaaagaaggtgTTGTTGAGCGACTTAGATCAACATTAGAGGACAACATCAGACTACCCATTAACTTTAACGGTcttgaaaagaaatcatctGGACCTAGTAAGGAGTATGAAGTGAGAAGACGAGCTATTTACCGAGGTGTTCAAGAGAATTGGTATTTCGTGCAACAAGAGTTAGAAAAGCTGAAGAAATCAGGGCGTGATCAAAGTGCCCCTGaaatatcaaatttgattcaagaaattttgaacTCAGGAAAAGAGcatgaaat TATTCTTTTGAATGACATACAAGAGCTTAGCAACATGGAAAACCATGATGCCTGGAGAAGTACAGAATCACGTGCCTTGTCGGACTTGGTCCAAAGACGCTTACATTATCTTCAAAATCCAGCTGACTGTTCCAAGGCTAGGAAATTAATCTGTAATCTTAACAAG agTTGTGGATATGGTTGCCAGATACATCATGCTGCCTATTGTTTCATTATGGCCTATGCCACCAAGAGAACTTTGATATTGAACTCGAAAAAATGGCGATACCATCGTGGTGGATGGGAGAAAGTATTTTTGCCACTTAGTGATACTTGCACTGATCCGTCTGGTTTGGATAGGAGTAATTGGCctg GAACAAATGAAACCCAGGTCATCGAATTACCCATAGTGGATATGTTGTCTCCTCGGCCTCCGTTCTTGCCATTAGCAATTCCTCGGGACTTGTCGGAGAGGATGATCAGACTACATGGTGATCCTCAGGTGTGGTGGATTGGTCAGTTTATGAAGTACCTCCTGCGATATCAGCCCGAGACTCAGAAGATGTTAGAtcaagcaaaagaaaaaatgaaatttgagaGTCCTGTTGTTGG TGTCCACGTGCGGCGGACTGATAAAGTTGGAACAGAGGCTGCATTTCATTCGATTGACGAGTACATGTTATACGTAGCAGATTTTTTTGATAAACTAGAAATTAAAGAACAAATCAAAGTAAGACGGGTCTACCTGGCTTCCGATGATCCTTCTGTTCTTCcagaagcaaagaaaaa ATATCCGGAGTATGAATTTCTTGGTGATGTGTCGATAGCCAAAGGAGCGGCTGTAGCAACGCGTTACACAGATTCGTCCTTGCGAGGCATCTTGGTCGATATTCACATGCTTGCACACAGCGATCATCTCGTTTGCACTTTCTCGTCTCAAGTGTGTCGGTTGGCGTACGAGATCATGCAAACACTTCACCCTGATGCATCAAGCAAATTCAAGTCTTTGGATGATATTTACTACTACGGTGGACAAGGTCCTCATCAACAAATAGCTATGTACTCGCACAAAGCCCATAGGCCTGGCGAGATTTCTGTAGAAGTAGGTGATGTTTTAGGGATAGCCGGTAATCACTGGGACGGCTACTCCAAGGGTACAAATGAGCGGACCAAGCAATCTGGACTCTACCCTTCCTTCAAAGCCGTGGACAAGTACAATATAATTGATTTCCCCCCATACAGTGAGGTGGCCGTCGCTGCATGA